A section of the Bryobacteraceae bacterium genome encodes:
- a CDS encoding polysaccharide deacetylase — MIAETAGILLAGAGALAWGARGRSAQLFCRSIWRGPARRRALALTFDDGPSESTLDLLSLLHTYGVRATFFQLGHHARRLPRLVRRCVEEGHEIGNHSDRHLGFWLRGPQFIREEIERAQQTLATLAGTPPRLFRAPYGVRWFGMRGVLGELGLTHVAWTVLARDYALDADGIVAHVAPRVRAGAILCFHDGRELRHHPDISATLAALERLLPRWIEEGYEFLTVSELAGLTGGAHGP; from the coding sequence ATGATCGCGGAAACGGCCGGAATCCTGCTGGCTGGCGCGGGCGCGCTCGCCTGGGGCGCGCGCGGCCGCTCCGCGCAACTGTTCTGCCGCTCCATCTGGCGCGGGCCCGCCCGCCGCCGCGCCCTGGCGCTCACCTTTGACGACGGGCCCAGCGAGTCCACGCTCGATCTGCTCAGCCTCCTTCACACTTACGGCGTTCGCGCCACCTTCTTCCAGCTCGGACACCACGCTCGACGGCTGCCGCGCCTGGTGCGCCGCTGCGTGGAGGAGGGCCACGAGATCGGCAACCACTCGGACCGCCACCTCGGTTTCTGGCTGCGCGGCCCGCAGTTCATCCGCGAGGAAATCGAACGCGCCCAGCAGACCCTCGCCACCCTGGCCGGCACGCCTCCGCGCCTGTTCCGTGCCCCCTATGGCGTGCGCTGGTTCGGCATGCGAGGCGTGCTGGGCGAGCTTGGACTCACGCACGTCGCCTGGACGGTGCTGGCGCGAGATTATGCGCTCGATGCCGATGGCATCGTCGCCCATGTAGCGCCGCGCGTCCGCGCCGGCGCCATCCTCTGTTTTCACGACGGCCGCGAGCTCCGTCATCATCCGGACATCTCCGCCACGCTGGCTGCGCTCGAGCGGCTGTTGCCCCGCTGGATCGAGGAAGGCTACGAGTTCCTCACCGTGAGCGAACTCGCCGGCCTGACGGGAGGCGCGCACGGGCCGTGA